The Plasmodium falciparum 3D7 genome assembly, chromosome: 12 genome contains the following window.
TATCCTTATATTTTAGGATtcaatattacaaaaaaatatatatcctaCGAAGagtgtttatatttttatccgAGTAttttaatcttttttttttttttttttttttacttattgtgtataaataaaaaaaaaaaaaaaaattgcatTTTAATTACACAAGTGTTCATAAAATTATGTtaacttttaatatttaagttattaaaaagttattctttaattaaaatatatatatatatatatatatacatatataatgaattaaaaaaaaaaaaaaaaaaaaaaaaaaaaaccaaaaaaacaatacataaaaaaaaatattatttatagatcatataatattttttgtggggttccataaaaatattaactttattctattttttcatttcctaGCATCATTTATTTAAGTTTAAGGTGAGGTGATCTGGAAGCCGATCTTTTCTTTCCTAAATCTAATATACTTTTGATGAAAGTTTTGTTATTTAAATGAAGTCCTATACCATATGCAGTACCAAATAAAAGAGCGATAGCAGAAACAACAGATGAAATCAAAATTGCCTTATGATGTTTTTTTCTGAATTCttgaaaattaaaatttctAAGAGGACatcctttcttttttttttttccctcaACATTTTCGTTACAAACACTGGGAGCTATTAAATTAATTGCCAATAAGGCAGCAATGAGATATAAAATCTTGAAaagtttcatttttaaaatttttaaaaatattatgttaaatatatatatatatatatatatatatatatatttatttatttatttataatagaatatattatatattatatgatttgtAAAAAATACGTTCTcagtatataattattaattttttttatttttaaatataagtaaaatatatattaaacaattattaaaaaatatatataatatatatattatgtagaatattttaattgttgataatatataaaaaaaaaaaaaaatgtacttttattattaatataataacaatgaaaatatatcaatgtttttataaaattaaaaaaaaaaaatgaaataaaaaaaattcttttgcaaagtatatatataaaaatatgtaattaaatatatataaaataaatatatataatataaaatataaaatatttttaattatatttttttctatattacaAAACAGGttgcatttttatattagcTATGTGcctatataataatagaacaaagtataaataatatatataatatatatatatatatattatataaacatacataggtaataattaaaaaatatatttttagttatttagaatttttattatcattagtattaattaaatatattatttatattaaatatatatatttattattttttaggatttatgtatattatgcACGAATTTATAACATTGTtctatagaaaaaatatataaataaaaaatatggttatacattcatttatatatatatataatatatatattatatataatattattatgaatattatatatttagctttataaaatatatataagaatattatatattatataaaatgaataatattgatatatataaataaaaaaaatatataactaccacatttataaaaaaatttgttaGTTAATTCAtaagtttatttttta
Protein-coding sequences here:
- a CDS encoding early transcribed membrane protein 12, giving the protein MKLFKILYLIAALLAINLIAPSVCNENVEGKKKKKGCPLRNFNFQEFRKKHHKAILISSVVSAIALLFGTAYGIGLHLNNKTFIKSILDLGKKRSASRSPHLKLK